A stretch of DNA from Sebastes fasciatus isolate fSebFas1 chromosome 16, fSebFas1.pri, whole genome shotgun sequence:
CAGCTTTGTGTTCGAGATCTTCTCGAGGGACACGGTGATGGATGTTCACTAGCTGCCCCAGAAGATGAAGCATTTAACCCTCCAACTATAGGACAGTCTCTTCATGCCACCCAGCTATTCCACAGTTAATAGTCTTTTTATATGAATTATCATCCCTGTAAAGGTTATGTTGGTTTTTTTTGGGGTTAGTTTTAAGCATTTATCCACAGCTTCTAAACTGATTTCAATTACATTTGGTAGACAAATTAGACTGAGGAAGAACTGATTTTGGTGCAGATTACATTACCACATGGCCATTTAGAAAGCTCCAAGATGTGTCAATCAATCCATATAGGCAACACAATTTCAacctatatatttttttaacacttCCTCCCTAAAATTTTACTTaaaaagtgtctttttttttaaagttttttttaaacataccaGTCATAACTCTTGAACGCAGCGTGCAGTTGGCGTCTGCACATATTTTATCAACTCTGATCTGCTAAATTCaacttaaagaggacatatcatgctcattttcagattcatacttgcatttggggtttctactagaacatgtttacaagaTTTAATGttgcaaaaaacacattattttcgaATCacacaaatgtatgtgcacaagcaattaaagtttttcatgatatgtcccctttaatgttgcCCAATGTGGGTAGCTACTACAGAACATGATACACTGAAATGGCCTTAACTTAGTGGTCACCTGTATGACTAACAATTCAAGCCCTAATACTTACAGACTTAATATATTCTCCAAAAATCAGCACAACTGTCTGTCACTATTTTGATGCAGATCTGATAcgtattaaatacaaatattaaatagTGCATCCTTGGCGGAGGTTTGCTCAaactgagaagaaaaaaatctcACAGGAAGTGAGTGACGAGATTAATTTCTCATGATTTCAGGTCATAACTATACACACAGGAGGACTGTGGGAGAGTGAGTTTGTACATAATGTTCAGACAGAGGCGATCGGATCGCTGCCGTGTATCTTATATGTGACTGtcctctggtgtgtgtgtgtcgaagGTGCCTGCCGTCTCAGTGTCTCGTGTTGTCTCGTGCATCTCTCTGAATGTACTCATTCGCCTGTGTCACGTCGCtcgtataaaaacagcagcatggCGCATCCCTATATGGAATGAGGTTGTCACAATGTAAATATGtaccaataatatatataaagaagcTATTTTTTGCATGCTTTTTGTACACCTAGACATAATCAaagacaataaaaaagaaaaactgaattCTTTCGCCTTCATTCCTGTTTGACCACTTGCACCGtgagacaaaagaaaaaaagcagtgCTGTACatcttttattaatttctatTGTTGATCACAAGGTGCACAAGAGGGGATGAATCACTCCGACATTGGCACATCCACATGATGTGTGCGTGTCTATATCTTTCTTTGACAGAGACAGCAACAGAGGTAACGGATGATTTGTGTACACACAGAAGCACTGAAGTGTTCTTTTAACCTGCACGGATATGGAAGAGGTGAAGGTTACACCCAAAGTGCGAACAAAGGCAAAACCGAGCTACACCCAAAAAAGTACACATAACAGCCGAGTTACGCTAAAGCTCTATACATACAACGGCGAAAGTCACAGTCACTCAGGGGTGGCTGCAAGAGAAGGAAGATGTTGGTAGAAGATGCTGCTGAAGAAATAGAGGATACGTGATGCAATGTCTTTAGTCTGCGTCCTTTCCAATCCCAAGTCCATTTAGAGTGCAGGGTCTATTGCAGGGTCCCAGTTCAGTACTCCTCCAAAGTACCACCTTCAAAGATTGCTCCCAGGTCACTTCTATAGGAGTAGTAGATAAAGAAAACATCAGCCACcacataaaacaaagcaaatagGCTTTATAGTTGTATGAAATGTGTGAATACCTtacttttagggctgtcaattcgttttaacgccacttatttatttaacacattaacgcaacttgcgatttttaggttgtagcgggctcagttttaaagctagagtgaagatcttggcatcatatgaaactagaaaacctaaggaatccattgtttgTCGTGAAGGACgctaaatagcgctccaaacttgcggtatattttggcgaggaaaaactggcatggtcatttgcaaaggggtccgttgacctctgacctcaagatatgtgaatgaaaatgggttctatgggtacccacgagtctcccctttacagacatgcccactttatgataatcacatgcagtttggggagagtcatagtcaagtcagcactctgacacactgacatacttgccatgttttgatttgagcttattttttatgctaaattcagtacctgtcagggtgtcattgttttgtgttgttaattgatttccaataataaatatatatttgcataaagcaagcatatttgcctgctcccatgttgataagagtattaaatacttgacagatctccctttaaatgacattttgaacaggtaaaaaatgtgGGATCAATCACGATCAATCATgcaacaatcatgcgattaaccgcgattaaatatttgaatcgattgacagccccacttACTTTGGATACATCCGTCTCTGTGCTACATGCCTCTGAATCGGGGTCCTGTAGGATAAAGAATCCACAGGACAGGAGCCATTTAGACCTCTCAGGTAATGACAAAAAGGATTCTCCTTATCATCATGATAGAAAACGTGGAAATCAGAGAATCTACTCTACTGTCTAGACTTGACTCACGTTGCACTGCCCAGTGTCTTGGACTTGTCTTGCATTTGCTTCAAGGATGTAATAGTCGCTTGTTTCTAAACCAAGCGACTCGCTGTCATgctgtaaatacaaaatgttctGCCTGTTTCAGTTAAAGAGGGGAACTGACTGAAGATTTCATCTTCTATCAGATAAAAGGCTGTTACTGTACCAAGATGCTCCTGCACTGCCCGTGAATGTTATGGGTATAAACACTGAAATCTGAAGGTTACTGCTCCTGTGTACTATAGTGGGAGTTTGTAGTTTTGGTGTATGTAACATTCCTTCACAAGAACTGGAATACATCCAAAAGATGTTCAGATACAGGATTACAGTGTTGATGTCTGTTCTGTGTCTGTTATTGTTAAAAGCCTCTCTGCTGCCATCTTGTGCTGAATTCACATCCCAACAGAATTGACATCAGattatatcactttacatgcaTCATAGAGTTtacctgtgcgtgtgtgtctgtttgtttgaaTTTCATGTTGTGGTAAAATTCCCTTTTTGGTAGCAAATAGAGCAGCACCAAGTCGCATACTACAGTTGCCTGTAAAATCAGAGTTATTGTAGTTTATATACAAAGTATTCCACAGAccgtaaataaatatattgcaGGTAGCCGGGCTACAACATACCACCCCGAAGATGCCCACTCCAGAGCCTATAGCAGTTAGTGTTGGGATGATATCGAACTTTCTTGCCTGTGAAGGACAGAGAGCCAGTGATTCAACAGTCCAGAAGTCAGAAATTCATATGGATAGAAATATTCAATAATCCGTATTACTCACCAGTGACTGCACGATGATATCGAGCCTGATCCCAAACACTTTGAGGAGGGTTCTCTTCGGAACTTTGTCCTCCAAATAATGCTTTGCGTACCTACAAACAGCCATGGGAATGATCACAATATGTTACTTACAGTAGAATGTATTTGCCAAAGTGTGCAAATGTATTTCCATTTCCCATTTATTCCCTTGCATCTGTTTGTTATATTGCTTAGGAGCACATTGCGGTAATAAACTACTGCATAACACGGGCTTTTAAACCTTCAGAATTTAACGAATTGTTACTAATAAAACTTTCCGTCtaagcgcctgtctctttaagaccccctccaaaaaaagcccagtttgctctgattggcttgtgagaaagaaatggtgcacctttacaaaggtagttctcaagctgtgggcgatatacgAGCCCGCAGGTAACATAGGAAGGAgtgccaaatctgaatggcttgttgaatcacgtttTTTCTGCCcttgggttgtcttatttcacagtgtgtGGGTGGGTAGACATTcaagatacccaaatgtatgtgcacaagcactggaaactgtgtgtttgtgtagttcTGTCCTCTTTCCAGGTCTCCATGGTGAAGAGGAGGTTGTGTAGCTCAGGTCCTATCTGTCTTGCAACACCTGAAGTTGCTTTTGTTGGCTCAAAGTCCTCCCGGATCCATTCTTACACTGTACGTACAATATATCTATGATTTTGCCATCCTAATTGTccatactgtaattttactATGTTGTTTACTATGTTTTCCTAGGGTGTCCTATGCTGtacagcagtggttctcaaccaggggtccggCGACCCACAGGGTTCCTTGagggggtccccagaaaaatagggaatagtttattttcactatttaattcattATAGAAGTGAGTCCAGTGTGAGTAATGGGCCTTTCACATAGAACGCTGTACAAAGTCCACTAAGCAGCACATCTTAAACTCACTCATTAACATGTTGTTTAATCTGTAtaaaaactgaagtgtaaaacTTAACACTTTATGGTTTTATTGGGTGTTATGTCCACTCCATAAACCCAGaccagctgtttccccctgttttcaGTTTCCTTTATGCTAatctaagctaaccagctgctggctcctGCTTCATACCTACATATCACACAGAGTGGCATCAATCTGCTCATCTAACTATGAGTGatgttccctcagccctatgttccctcgACCCTATGTTCCTtcagccctatgttccctcagccctatgttccctcagccctatgttccctccGCCCTATGTTCCCTCGACCCTATGTTCCTtcagccctatgttccctcgACCCTATGTCCCCTCAGCCCTATGTCccctcagccctatgttccctccgccctatgttccctcagatCAGTACCTCCGCCGAtgccatgccattgttccgAAACCCAAATAGTCCGAAAAAATGCCCCGGTGGACCAAAAGCCCATTTTTCCGACAGCCTAAACAATCTCACCACTCATACCTAAACTTAAACAACCCAACCAACGAAGGCAACAAGTACTGGccacactgtctgtctgttaattGGATATTGTTATAGCGTGATATCTCAAAAAGTTATAGACAGATTTTGACATGGGCCAAGGATGATGCTGAGGGAACATGGGGCTGAGGGAATAGGGCCTATTTCGATGGGTTAAAAATTCATAGGTGCTCTGGGAACTTCGGGCTGACCCCTATTTACATACCTGAAATTGTAGCCCACTGAAGCTCTGGCTTTGTCTGTCTCGGCAGGGTTTCCGTACAGACCGTGGAAGTTGTACTTTGGTCGACAGTGTTTTACATCCACATCGAAGTTACACGTCCAGTCGACCACAATACCAATGGCCCCTCCCTGTCAGGACACAAGCACATAATGCACGGTAAGTCTCCATTATAACACgagaaacaaaagaaacaaaacaccaaAAGACAATACATGTGCAGCTGTGGACTGGATGGAGTGGGAATCTCCCTCTCCACCTGAACAATCATTCCTATCCATTCAGGTAACTTACCACTTTGGCTATTGTTTCGAAGTTGAACCCAGACATGTTAACTATGTCTCCCAGTCTGAATATGGGACACAGTGGAGCAGTCACTGGATTATGAAGACATTTGCTGATGTATCCAGCATCAATACCCTCCACCAGGTTACTCCTGAAAGCACAATTGGTCAACACAGTTATAAATAGAGCTATTTTAGTGTCTGTTGagctgaatttaatttaatataaattaGGTCCATCACCTTGAGACGCCAAATAAGGGGAAAGTTACAGAGTTTTTGATGAATAGTGTGTAGTTCTCTGCAGACATCAACATAGGAGGACTAGACGGGAATAAACAGAAGAGAGAAGAGTGTCAGATCCAGTATGTTACGGAGGAGAAATCGTCACAAATGATATTTCTCATGTACAGACAATCATGTAATCCATTTAACTGCACAGAATCATCACAAATTCCATCGCCACATGCGTAGCAAGTCTGTATCAGCTTGCAGTGTGAATAATTCAGTGTTTCCACATACTCTGGTATGTTGTGATCGTCCTCAACAGGGCACCAAGCCAACACCTCGCAGGTCTTCGTTGTATTCAGGCAGACTCCCGTCATTTGCCCTTGAAATAGGATCATACTAGATTTCATCATTAGACACAAAACTTAATACTGGAGCAAGTGTTTCGAGCAGCAGCGAAAACATAGACTTTAAAGCAATTCTAAACATTCACTGCCTCCACTTTTATCATCTTATCTTGAATTACTATCAGCACCGAGCAAGATATAAAAGCAAAGCAAGCGCTGAAGTAGCTGTTTCCTTTATCTCGCCCTGATCCCAACATAGAATTTCCCTCCATGTGATTAGCTTTGTCGGTATCAGCCTCTCTCATCATGTGCCGGTTGAGTTCACAGACAGTTTCTCCAGCAGGCGTTTGGTAACTCAGCCCACCAGTCTGTGTAGCTACAGGGGCGCTCTCACGTGTTTGCTTGTCTACAAGCATAGAGACAGTCCGCCCTCTCTAAACAGATACTGGCACCTCGAGGTGAATTTGACTGGTCTGGAACAGACAGATGTATAGCTTTGGCTAACATCGGTCTTATTGAAGTCGATGTGGGGCGCAGAGGGCTTGAAAGGCTCCGACAGATGGAGGACAataactttatgtaactgctcTTTGAATTTGCAGATGTTATGTTTGAACCTATTAAAAAAGCTCTTGCCTGAAgggttatttgtttttaatgtctctgtGTGCTTATGATTTGTGCCGGCTCACATGCACAGGAGTTATTGTGACGTCtgagagtatatatatatatgtatacgtgCATGTGTCTACTTGCTTAAGGCAGGGTTTTACGGTGATCAACAAGCCGTGatccgaacacacacacactgtgtgtttgGTTGCTAAGACTGAGGTTGTTGACTTGAATCCGTTTCTCTTTCGGCGCTGGACAAGATGCTTGAATTATATCTAAATGTTTACTTTAGAAGCGACAATGACGGGTCACATGTGGTGTAGTTTAGTTCCTACTGCGTGTGAGCCCGTCCTAGAGCAGCTCTCAAGAGCCACAACCCATTCTGCAAATACACTGCTCCGTAACCGtattctcttcctccctcaagTGCATCTTGGTCCTGTCGCTGGCTTTAAGAAGTTCAAGTTTAAAGTGCAAGTGAAGCGTTCAACCAAGTTAAGTTGGTTTACTTAATGGATTTCCGCTCTAATGAACTATTATATAACAAATATGACCAATGaaagcatttaaaagaaaaaaagaagctccGTTTTATCTTTCATGGCAAGAGTGAGAGATTTGATGTTAAGATGAGTTGGACACCACGGTGCGACGACTGGGACTCACCCGTCCACCGCCCGGAGCTGGCGCTGACAGCAGCCCACCGAGTCGGTTCCGTTATCGCGTTGGTTTGGGagtattggtgccttcaaatggggtggtgtttaccgtgttcacaagaagagtccatatgaacgcccccctcttgtggtattcacgacctcgcaagtggaacgtttctgaaagctctgagtttACGAGTtttgacgtgtttgttgacgttgtcagaaatggcggaggccaggAAAGTTCATTTTCCGGTacataagtgaatatattgtaattttagtcgtatattgtaattcttcgtaattttataatatgtttgaGGCCTAATCTTTTtcctcatttattttcttagcgACCCTGTCTTTGAGCGCTCTGAATGAGACAGCAGATAGAGAcgggtgatcagagaggggagatgacaggagatggggagacagccAGCTGCAGCTGGACTCAGTGACTGTCGGAGGGCTCTTTCAGTGCCACTAGCCAGCGCTGCTGCAGTACTGATCTCCGTTTCAGCGGCAGTTTATGTAATGGACCGTTTTGTCCTTTgctttaacattgtaaaactcatctttacatccaggttttcttctgtcctgtgtctcctcagtctccaTCTTTCACGGTCTCTACCGTTGTATTTGTGTAACTTGCTGAGCCAACCAACCTGAAGATGTCACAGGCTGGAGTAGCTACTGCAACATGGCGGCACTCTTTCCACACAGGATAAAACAgagcttcttttttcttttaaatgttgacatttgtcatgtttgttatgtaataGTTCATTTGAGTGGAAATCCATTTTGTAAACCAGCTTGGTTGactgtttcattttcactttaaatcATCGATGgcgaaacaaaacaagacaacagaAAGCCAAAGATCTGGACTGATCTGAGTTTGGCCAGGGGCAGACAGACGGTTCAGTGAGgactgctgctgtcacacactgtCAGGCCGTCAGGATTTACCATGTCCCGTACGTTTGAAACTCCCTCCTTCACAGTCAGCATTTGAGCTGCAGTTGTGCTTGCCTTGGAGCTGTTATAAACAAAGAGATTGGCGTCAGTGCGTGGACACAACTGTGGAATgtaaacaacatgaaaacaacacgaccatgttaaaaataaagttttgcaTTTAGCTATTGTGAAGTTTTGAAGCATCCAGATAAGGATGTTTATGTCATCTTGAGGCCATTAAGttgaaaaagtttttttttttttctgctattcGACTGCTACACAATTGCCCAATTACAGAAACAGTCTTGGAATGATACACAATTCCTGTTTAGTTTGACTATTTATGGAAGTGTTTAAGTCAGAAGCTGAAAGAGAGACGAAGACAAAAAAAGAGCAATTCCACCTACCTCGGGACACTTTCCCATCATCTGACCTTCAGTTATGATATAGTTTGTCATCACCACAAAAGATGCGTCTCCCTGAGGTTGAGGATTAAAAGAAGTTATatgttaaatttttttaatctcatttaTTTATGCCATAAAATTGCATAATAAAGGATGCAGACAGTAGTTGTTAGGCAACATGCTAAAGTTTATTGTAGACAGCCTGTCAATCATTAATCAGTTGTGTCCCACTGGTGATCCTTCTGAGATCACAAACGCCTTCAAACCAAAACTTTTACATCCCAAAGAGTCACGCGTTGCTTTGTCCATGGTCAGTGTTcagcttaaaggaatagttggacattttcagaaatacacttttttgctgtgttgttagatgagaagattgataccacttgcATTTGTATGGTAaatattaaagctagggttggtaatcttcaaagccatttttttttaatatttgttgaaattctcattacgtCCCGACAGCGATCATTGTTGCCgactttctcactagatttagagacttttggagctaatgctgctagctttcattggaaaagattTGGCAACACcaggcttttcttttttttttaaatctagcgtactcttgctagtttcttaagattaccaaTAGAGCTTTAAACTAGAACCAGGAGACTGTTAGTTTAGCTTGGCATAAAGACTATTCTCAAACGTAACAAAATCCACCCAGCACCTCTTAAAGCTCTCTGCCAGAAAGTGAATACAATGTGCTCACAATTAGGCTACTTCACATAATATCTCAATATTAATTAGTGAACTTTCTGGTGTTTTCAGACAGAAAGCCAAGGGGAATTTTTGCCTCACCTCATTTGCCCGAATTTGACTGCTGGACCATTGTGCAGTCTGTGTTGATTCAAACAGCCAATTAAGCCTACCAACTGTACAGACATTAGCTGCAGCTTGACAGATGCACCAACAGACAATATGTGTTTGTGACTTCAGTTATTCAATATCAAATATGCGTGTAATCGCGTCTTTCCATTGACTTTATATTCAGTCACGGCACCTCTCATTTTGCCTCCTGTCCTGAACACACAGTTAGAGGTGCCGGTAAGTGGATTTTGTCacctttggacagagtcagGCAAGCTGTTTCCCACGGTtcacagtctttatgctaagctaagctaaccggctgctgaaTATAATGTGGAATATTCACAGACAAAAAGGTGGATTTTAGAATAAAGATGAAGTCGTAGTTGATACATACCTGATCAAAGTGTGAAACTTAAATGACATTGTCATCTTGTTGGTTGGGTTTAACCACATGCCAAACCCACTCTGAATTAAATAAGGCCCACGCCCAGATCTCAAAGCAAACATGACAATCTTCATTGTGCCTCTTCATCTCTTTTCCACAGataagacacagacacagcGATATTTTAGGTAAACAGAGATCGGCCTATATGTTTGACAAAGAGTCTCTTCTTTGTTAGGCTGTTTGCACAGTTCTTTAGGATGCACGCAATGACTTTTGGAAAGTACAGAGACACCTTGATGTTGAGAAAGCCAGATTATCATCCAGGTCAAATTTACAAACCATCAGTAACTTTAATTTTCATCCTAGTGTTGTCCTTGATTGGACCTGGCACGAAATTTAGCCAacacagatgtgtttttttaaagaatgacTAAACCTTGAAGTCACGATCTGGCCGCTAACCAGCTTCTTCAAAGTGTTTTGACGTCGCTCATCTGACTCAGCCTGATGTTTATTCACTCTGACAGTTTGATTCATGGACTGTGGAAGTTGACTTCATGACATCTGACTCTGACCCACATTTACTATAATCCTAACAATGGTCAGTGACTTGTACCAGGTGCAAAACAAATTCTTGACCAATTAGGAGTCATGGGatgagcacatactgtatgttcctGCATGCGTGAAAGGCTTCAGCCAACCGGTCACGAACCTGCGGAGGGAAGACGTAGTCGGCCACATCCCAGACTCTCTCGCTTCCGTTTATGTTGGTATAGCCCACTCCTTTCATTTTAGTGAAGACGGAGCTTACTGCTATGTCTGTAGATTGGTAGCCTTTCTCGTAGATGAACACCCACCTGTACGAGACACAGAAAGCATCATGTCAGATTTGTCTGTCAGCAACCAAGCCAACCATCCAACCCCACAGGCAAGGGCATGTATAGTAGTGATGTTGACATTCTCCACTGCAATCCCACATGCCAGCAGCATACCATTGTGGTTGTGCAATGTCACGTTGGTCGTACATTAAAGGTCGTCCCTATACAACCACCAGGGcgctacctccaggtctgaaaagtgaagccaaagaagactgattgtatagaagtctatgagaaaatgagcctacttctcacttgatttattacctcagtaaacattgtaaacatgagtttatggtctgaaatcgctagtttcaagtcttcttcaatacagcatgatgttcattgagTAAATTatagtcccatttagagtcaaatagaccataaagcagggtatgctatgacgtggctaccttgtgattgacaggtcgctatcacggcgttgtccagtctgggtgttgtccatgttttggtcatacaactttaaccctttcacagtgtgttttcagttcatgaaagttaattgtaacattttggtggcCTACccgtcttattcagcattcagttgtacttagcttcaccctcttgtgtcacttctggttgcaaaaacccaaGATAACGACGACCAAAAGCCAAGACGGTgacgaggcttca
This window harbors:
- the p2rx1 gene encoding P2X purinoceptor 1 isoform X4, with product MKNQITNALSDFFFEYETPRQVLVRNRRVGVVCRIIQLGVLAYIIGWVFIYEKGYQSTDIAVSSVFTKMKGVGYTNINGSERVWDVADYVFPPQGDASFVVMTNYIITEGQMMGKCPELQGKHNCSSNADCEGGSFKRQMTGVCLNTTKTCEVLAWCPVEDDHNIPDPPMLMSAENYTLFIKNSVTFPLFGVSRSNLVEGIDAGYISKCLHNPVTAPLCPIFRLGDIVNMSGFNFETIAKVGGAIGIVVDWTCNFDVDVKHCRPKYNFHGLYGNPAETDKARASVGYNFRYAKHYLEDKVPKRTLLKVFGIRLDIIVQSLARKFDIIPTLTAIGSGVGIFGVATVVCDLVLLYLLPKREFYHNMKFKQTDTHAQDPDSEACSTETDVSKK
- the p2rx1 gene encoding P2X purinoceptor 1 isoform X1; this translates as MKNQITNALSDFFFEYETPRQVLVRNRRVGVVCRIIQLGVLAYIIGWVFIYEKGYQSTDIAVSSVFTKMKGVGYTNINGSERVWDVADYVFPPQGDASFVVMTNYIITEGQMMGKCPELQGKHNCSSNADCEGGSFKRTGHGQMTGVCLNTTKTCEVLAWCPVEDDHNIPDPPMLMSAENYTLFIKNSVTFPLFGVSRSNLVEGIDAGYISKCLHNPVTAPLCPIFRLGDIVNMSGFNFETIAKVGGAIGIVVDWTCNFDVDVKHCRPKYNFHGLYGNPAETDKARASVGYNFRYAKHYLEDKVPKRTLLKVFGIRLDIIVQSLARKFDIIPTLTAIGSGVGIFGVATVVCDLVLLYLLPKREFYHNMKFKQTDTHAQHDSESLGLETSDYYILEANARQVQDTGQCNDPDSEACSTETDVSKK
- the p2rx1 gene encoding P2X purinoceptor 1 isoform X5: MKNQITNALSDFFFEYETPRQVLVRNRRVGVVCRIIQLGVLAYIIGWVFIYEKGYQSTDIAVSSVFTKMKGVGYTNINGSERVWDVADYVFPPQGDASFVVMTNYIITEGQMMGKCPELQGKHNCSSNADCEGGSFKRTGHGQMTGVCLNTTKTCEVLAWCPVEDDHNIPDPPMLMSAENYTLFIKNSVTFPLFGVSRSNLVEGIDAGYISKCLHNPVTAPLCPIFRLGDIVNMSGFNFETIAKVGGAIGIVVDWTCNFDVDVKHCRPKYNFHGLYGNPAETDKARASVGYNFRYAKHYLEDKVPKRTLLKVFGIRLDIIVQSLARKFDIIPTLTAIGSGVGIFGVATVVCDLVLLYLLPKREFYHNMKFKQTDTHAQK
- the p2rx1 gene encoding P2X purinoceptor 1 isoform X3; amino-acid sequence: MKNQITNALSDFFFEYETPRQVLVRNRRVGVVCRIIQLGVLAYIIGWVFIYEKGYQSTDIAVSSVFTKMKGVGYTNINGSERVWDVADYVFPPQGDASFVVMTNYIITEGQMMGKCPELQGKHNCSSNADCEGGSFKRTGHGQMTGVCLNTTKTCEVLAWCPVEDDHNIPDPPMLMSAENYTLFIKNSVTFPLFGVSRSNLVEGIDAGYISKCLHNPVTAPLCPIFRLGDIVNMSGFNFETIAKVGGAIGIVVDWTCNFDVDVKHCRPKYNFHGLYGNPAETDKARASVGYNFRYAKHYLEDKVPKRTLLKVFGIRLDIIVQSLARKFDIIPTLTAIGSGVGIFGVATVVCDLVLLYLLPKREFYHNMKFKQTDTHAQDPDSEACSTETDVSKK
- the p2rx1 gene encoding P2X purinoceptor 1 isoform X2, producing the protein MKNQITNALSDFFFEYETPRQVLVRNRRVGVVCRIIQLGVLAYIIGWVFIYEKGYQSTDIAVSSVFTKMKGVGYTNINGSERVWDVADYVFPPQGDASFVVMTNYIITEGQMMGKCPELQGKHNCSSNADCEGGSFKRQMTGVCLNTTKTCEVLAWCPVEDDHNIPDPPMLMSAENYTLFIKNSVTFPLFGVSRSNLVEGIDAGYISKCLHNPVTAPLCPIFRLGDIVNMSGFNFETIAKVGGAIGIVVDWTCNFDVDVKHCRPKYNFHGLYGNPAETDKARASVGYNFRYAKHYLEDKVPKRTLLKVFGIRLDIIVQSLARKFDIIPTLTAIGSGVGIFGVATVVCDLVLLYLLPKREFYHNMKFKQTDTHAQHDSESLGLETSDYYILEANARQVQDTGQCNDPDSEACSTETDVSKK